A single region of the Epinephelus moara isolate mb chromosome 12, YSFRI_EMoa_1.0, whole genome shotgun sequence genome encodes:
- the adgrf3b gene encoding adhesion G-protein coupled receptor F3, with translation MGSTGIVTIESPESAVCYESEPELKCTLEEKTDSSGWNMSRQNSRFELNEGSVVKLNHTCTTKENMSCVAVKLQKVTGIWAGLYECGFTKGSVRHTAKTELKVALLPDEITMMINPLTADCSTEQTSAPNIMASATILKSDETYKVLWTYMNKTQSISSNMTVGDNLVYTVNVSVKCIRAKQSVGITFKNTKNQEKNASVDIPVIYDGDKTCPEEIPWPTTPAGDTVTIQTCAEDRVGNKSRTCDQTSVWQSVISNCVSEELNKVLNSADNFAKGLGATQKEAKNIFEGLKNSSTLKSDSDLMADLSASINVLNVMASASENFALQEDVLPDFVNAASNMLSTNWSSISQSTVQQMSANYLQSVEGLVKNIKVNNTNEIKSQNLDLQFCPSNDCNVSVFDVNVSLNKTNGIMKTVAMKNLMEKLNNNFAKTEAISLLLSATLEDNNDSSLTIELAFPNQHSDRKPRCVFWNTTKGEWSDAGCFFINRTDVNHTVCMCNHLTSFSVLMAKGDVSTDVLDIITNVGLGVSICSLLIFLIIESLVWSAVVKTNLSHFRHTAIVNISIFRLLADCSFLASSNPEKISDTWCLVLTVCKHLFYLAMFSWMLCLSVMLVHQLIFVFSPLRKRVFMFFSSIVGYVCPILIVGSSYVYCKYTDKPYYTKEKGCWLVYEKLLEGSIHAFLLPVGTVILTNLFSMVVVIFTLMKSSAPEGSKTDDKETVKSILKVVVFLTPVFGVTWIIGFAQLLLNDTNPMYEVVLYSFTILNSFQGLFILITGCFAEQKVREEVIKLIMAKSRGKSESMKNLTATTYTKEK, from the exons GCTTATACGAGTGCGGATTCACCAAGGGGTCAGTCAGGCACACAGCCAAGACAGAGCTGAAAGTGGCACTCCTACCTGATGAGATCACCATGATGATCAACCCTCTTACAGCAGACTGTAGCACTGAACAGACTTCGGCTCCGAATATAATGGCCAGTGCCACCATCCTTAAAAGCGATGAGACCTATAAAGTTCTGTGGACCTACATGAATAAAACTCAGTCTATTTCAAGTAACATGA CTGTTGGAGATAATCTGGTCTATACTGTTAATGTTTCTGTCAAATGCATTAGAGCTAAACAAAGTGTTGGTATCACTTTTAAGAACACGAAGaaccaagaaaaaaatgcaagtgTGGATATCCCAGTAATTTATG ATGGTGACAAAACTTGCCCTGAAGAGATCCCTTGGCCAACAACTCCAGCCGGAGACACAGTGACAATTCAAACATGTGCAGAGGACAGGGTTGGCAATAAGTCACGCACTTGTGATCAGACTTCTGTTTGGCAGTCGGTGATCTCCAATTGCGTCAGTGAAGAGTTGAACAAAGTGTTAAATTCTGCAGAT aACTTTGCAAAGGGACTTGGGGCTACACAAAAGGAGGCCAAGAATATATTTGAAGGACTTAAGAACAGCTCTACATTAAAGTCTGATTCCGATTTAATGGCTGACTTAAGCGCTTCCATCAATGTTCTTAATGTGATGGCCAGTGCATCAGAAAATTTTGCCTTGCAAGAGGATGTCTTGCCG gATTTTGTTAATGCAGCAAGCAATATGTTGAGCACGAACTGGAGTAGTATCAGTCAATCTACTGTTCAGCAAATGTCAGCAAATTACCTGCAGTCTGTGGAGGGTCTTGTGAAGAATATCAAGGTTAACAATACGAATGAAATCAAAAGTCAAAATTTAGATCTACAATTCTGCCCAAGTAATGACtgtaatgtgtctgtgtttgacgTCAACGTAAGTCTAAACAAGACCAACGGCATAATGAAAACTGTTGCTATGAAAAATCTAATGGAGAAATTAAATAACAACTTTGCTAAAACAGAAGCTATCAGCCTCCTTCTATCAGCCACACTGGAGGACAACAATGATTCATCCTTAACAATTGAACTAGCGTTCCCCAACCAGCACAGTGACAGAAAACCTCGCTGCGTCTTCTGGAACACCACTAAGGGCGAATGGTCAGATGCCGGATGTTTTTTTATCAACAGAACTGATGTAAACCACACAGTCTGCATGTGCAACCACCTGACTTCATTTTCTGTCCTCATGGCCAAGGGCGATGTATCTACAGATGTTCTGGATATCATTACCAATGTGGGCCTTGGTGTGTCCATCTGCTCCTTGTTGATCTTCCTCATCATTGAGTCTCTAGTGTGGTCAGCTGTGGTCAAGACCAACCTTTCACATTTCCGTCACACAGCCATAGTGAACATTTCCATATTTCGCTTGCTTGCTGACTGCAGTTTCCTGGCGTCCAGCAATCCTGAGAAGATCAGTGACACCTGGTGCCTAGTTCTTACAGTATGCAAACACCTGTTTTACTTGGCTATGTTCAGCTGGATGCTGTGCCTGAGTGTCATGCTCGTCCACCAGCTCATCTTCGTCTTCAGCCCGCTGAGGAAAAGAGTCTTCATGTTCTTCTCCAGCATCGTAGGCTATGTTTGCCCAATCTTAATTGTGGGATCCAGCTATGTGTACTGCAAATACACCGACAAGCCCTACTATACAAAGGAGAAAGGCTGCTGGCTAGTTTATGAAAAACTCTTGGAGGGTTCCATACATGCTTTCCTCCTCCCTGTGGGAACTGTTATTTTGACAAATCTCTTTTCCATGGTGGTCGTCATTTTTACTTTAATGAAGTCCTCGGCCCCTGAGGGCAGCAAGACAGATGACAAGGAGACAGTCAAAAGCATTCTTAAAGTGGTGGTCTTTCTAACGCCTGTTTTTGGAGTAACATGGATCATTGGCTTTGCTCAGCTCCTACTGAATGACACTAATCCCATGTATGAAGTTGTTCTCTACAGTTTCACCATCCTCAATTCCTTCCAG GGCCTTTTCATTTTGATAACAGGATGTTTTGCAGAGCAGAAG GTACGAGAGGAAGTGATAAAGCTCATAATG GCAAAATCAAGAGGAAAAAGTGAGAGCATGAAGAATTTGACTGCAACcacatacacaaaagaaaaatga